The following DNA comes from Sediminitomix flava.
TATTGATTTTGAATTCTTGTCTTAGGCGCTTTCTCACTTTTCGAGAGAAGAAACAATTATAAGTTTCTGAAATATCTGCCATTTGAGCTTGAGAAGGATCTAATCTTCCTCCTGCACCCATAGCACTTACAAACTTAAGCTTTCGGTCTACACAACCTTTGATGACAAAAACTTTAGGTGTAAGTGTATCGATACATTCGATGACGAAATCATAAGTAGATTCATCCAAAAGAGTATCAATATTACTTTCATCCAAGAAAATTTCTTTGATTGTCAAGTCTACATCTGGATTGATGTCTTTTACACGATTACCTAAAACTTGAGCTTTTGGTTGATTGTCAGTGCTTACTAAAGCTGCCAATTGACGGTTTCTGTTACTTTGTTCAACCACATCTCCATCAACCAATGTAAT
Coding sequences within:
- a CDS encoding tRNA threonylcarbamoyladenosine dehydratase; translation: MGWQQRTALLLDDDQLQKLQNAHVLIIGLGGVGGYAVEQVARAGVGKITLVDGDVVEQSNRNRQLAALVSTDNQPKAQVLGNRVKDINPDVDLTIKEIFLDESNIDTLLDESTYDFVIECIDTLTPKVFVIKGCVDRKLKFVSAMGAGGRLDPSQAQMADISETYNCFFSRKVRKRLRQEFKINKGVRVVFSPEDIDKSKVHDTSKDAGGKFKRSVIGTISFMPAVFGLYCGAEAVRGIIGLKK